A single region of the Rhizobium sp. NLR16a genome encodes:
- the rplX gene encoding 50S ribosomal protein L24, with product MQKIRKGDKVVMLAGKDKGRTGEVVQVMPKEDRAVVRGVNVVKRHQRQTQAQEAGIIAKEAPVHLSNIAIVDKDGKPTRVGFKVVDGKKVRVAKRSGEVIDG from the coding sequence ATGCAGAAGATTCGTAAGGGCGACAAGGTCGTCATGCTCGCTGGCAAGGACAAGGGCCGCACCGGCGAAGTCGTACAGGTTATGCCGAAGGAAGATCGTGCGGTCGTCCGTGGCGTCAACGTCGTCAAGCGCCACCAGCGCCAGACGCAGGCCCAGGAAGCCGGCATCATCGCCAAGGAAGCTCCGGTTCACCTGTCCAACATTGCAATCGTCGACAAGGACGGCAAGCCGACCCGCGTCGGTTTCAAGGTCGTTGACGGCAAGAAGGTCCGTGTGGCCAAGCGTTCTGGAGAAGTGATCGATGGCTGA
- the rpsE gene encoding 30S ribosomal protein S5, which produces MAQERRPQREDRQSREERDSEFVDKLVAINRVAKVVKGGRRFGFAALVVVGDQKGRVGFGHGKAREVPEAIRKATEAAKRELIFVPLRDGRTLHHDVHGRHGAGKVLLRSAKVGTGIIAGGPMRAVFETLGMHDVVAKSTGSSNPYNMVRATFDALKHQVHPKDIAAQRGIKYATLQARRSASGNASEE; this is translated from the coding sequence ATGGCACAGGAAAGAAGGCCGCAGCGGGAAGACCGCCAGAGCCGTGAAGAGCGCGATAGCGAATTCGTCGACAAGCTTGTCGCGATCAACCGCGTCGCCAAGGTCGTCAAGGGCGGCCGTCGTTTTGGTTTCGCAGCACTCGTCGTCGTCGGCGACCAGAAGGGCCGCGTCGGCTTCGGCCATGGCAAGGCACGCGAAGTGCCGGAAGCCATCCGCAAGGCAACCGAAGCCGCCAAGCGCGAACTGATCTTCGTACCGCTGCGTGACGGCCGTACGCTGCATCACGACGTTCATGGCCGCCATGGCGCCGGCAAGGTGCTGCTGCGCTCGGCCAAGGTTGGTACCGGTATCATCGCCGGTGGTCCGATGCGCGCCGTATTCGAAACGCTCGGCATGCACGACGTCGTCGCCAAGTCGACCGGTTCGTCGAACCCCTACAACATGGTTCGCGCCACCTTCGACGCTCTGAAGCACCAGGTTCACCCGAAGGACATCGCAGCTCAGCGCGGCATCAAGTATGCAACGCTGCAGGCTCGTCGTAGCGCCTCCGGCAACGCCTCTGAAGAATAA
- the rpmC gene encoding 50S ribosomal protein L29: MKASDVRALTADQLKDELAKLKKEQFNLRFQKATGQLEKSSRINEVRKDIARVKTIARQKAAEVKA, translated from the coding sequence ATGAAAGCCTCAGATGTTCGCGCGTTGACCGCCGACCAACTCAAGGACGAGCTTGCCAAGCTGAAGAAGGAGCAGTTCAACCTGCGCTTCCAGAAGGCGACCGGCCAGCTCGAAAAGTCCTCGCGCATCAACGAAGTCCGCAAGGACATCGCCCGCGTGAAAACCATTGCCCGCCAGAAGGCGGCAGAAGTTAAGGCCTAA
- the rplN gene encoding 50S ribosomal protein L14: MIQMQTNLDVADNSGARRVMCIKVLGGSKRKYASIGDVIVVSIKEAIPRGRVKKGDVMKAVVVRTAKDIRRPDGSVIRFDTNAAVLIDNKKEPIGTRIFGPVPRELRAKNHMKIISLAPEVL, encoded by the coding sequence ATGATTCAGATGCAAACAAACCTCGACGTCGCGGATAATTCCGGCGCACGTCGTGTCATGTGCATCAAGGTGCTGGGCGGCTCGAAGCGCAAGTATGCCTCGATCGGCGACGTCATCGTCGTTTCGATCAAGGAAGCGATCCCGCGCGGCCGTGTGAAGAAGGGTGACGTGATGAAGGCGGTTGTCGTTCGTACCGCCAAGGACATCCGTCGTCCGGATGGCTCGGTCATCCGCTTCGACACCAACGCAGCAGTCCTCATCGACAACAAGAAAGAGCCGATCGGCACCCGTATCTTCGGACCGGTTCCGCGCGAACTTCGCGCCAAGAACCACATGAAGATCATCTCGCTGGCTCCCGAAGTACTGTAA
- the rpmD gene encoding 50S ribosomal protein L30 — protein sequence MAKATKKAEAKTVTIEQIGSPIRRPDVQQRTLIGLGLNKMHRRRTLEDTPSVRGMIRAVQHLVRIVDEK from the coding sequence ATGGCCAAGGCTACCAAGAAGGCTGAAGCGAAGACTGTCACGATCGAACAGATCGGCAGCCCGATTCGCCGTCCGGACGTCCAGCAGCGCACGCTGATTGGTCTCGGACTGAACAAGATGCACCGTCGCCGCACGCTGGAGGATACTCCTTCCGTTCGCGGCATGATCCGTGCTGTCCAGCATCTCGTTCGCATCGTCGACGAGAAGTGA
- the rpsC gene encoding 30S ribosomal protein S3 — protein sequence MGQKINPIGFRLGINRTWDSRWFADNAEYGQLLHEDLKMRKFVMSELKQAGISKVVIERPHKKCRVTIHSARPGLIIGRKGADIDKLRKKLSDMTNSETHLNIVEVRKPEVDATLVAQSIAQQLERRVAFRRAMKRAVQSAMRLGAEGIKITCAGRLGGAEIARTEWYREGRVPLHTLRADIDYGTAEAETAFGICGIKVWIFKGEILEHDPMASERRALEGDAQGPASRERDRGDRRRERDNA from the coding sequence ATGGGTCAGAAAATCAATCCGATCGGTTTCCGTCTCGGCATCAATCGTACCTGGGATAGCCGCTGGTTCGCGGACAATGCCGAGTATGGCCAGCTGCTGCACGAAGACCTGAAAATGCGCAAGTTCGTGATGAGCGAACTGAAGCAGGCCGGGATCTCCAAGGTGGTTATCGAGCGTCCGCACAAGAAGTGCCGCGTCACGATCCACTCGGCTCGTCCGGGCCTGATCATCGGCCGCAAGGGCGCCGACATCGACAAGCTCCGCAAGAAGCTGTCCGATATGACCAACTCGGAAACGCACCTCAACATCGTCGAAGTGCGCAAGCCCGAAGTCGACGCAACTCTGGTCGCTCAGTCGATCGCCCAGCAGCTCGAGCGCCGCGTGGCTTTCCGCCGCGCCATGAAGCGCGCCGTTCAGTCCGCGATGCGTCTTGGCGCCGAGGGCATCAAGATCACCTGCGCCGGCCGTCTCGGCGGTGCGGAAATCGCCCGTACGGAATGGTACCGTGAAGGTCGCGTGCCGCTGCACACGCTGCGCGCCGACATCGACTACGGCACGGCAGAAGCAGAAACCGCATTCGGTATCTGCGGCATCAAGGTCTGGATCTTCAAGGGCGAAATCCTTGAGCACGATCCGATGGCTTCCGAACGTCGCGCGCTGGAAGGCGACGCACAGGGTCCGGCAAGCCGCGAACGCGACCGTGGCGATCGTCGCCGCGAACGCGACAACGCGTAA
- the rplC gene encoding 50S ribosomal protein L3, with protein MRSGVIAQKVGMTRVYNDAGEHVPVTVLRMDGCQVVATRTVEKNGYTAVQLGAGQAKVKNTSKAMRGNFAVANVEPKAKLAEFRVSEDNLLEIGTELKAGHFAAGQLVDVTGTTIGKGFAGAMKRHGFGGLRATHGVSVSHRSHGSTGSRQDPGKVFKNKKMAGHMGQTRVTTQNLEVVSTDEDRGLILIKGAVPGSKGAWIIVRDAVKSAAK; from the coding sequence ATGCGTTCAGGTGTGATTGCACAAAAGGTGGGAATGACCCGCGTCTACAACGACGCCGGCGAGCATGTCCCGGTAACGGTACTGCGTATGGACGGCTGCCAGGTCGTTGCCACGCGCACTGTCGAGAAGAATGGCTATACCGCAGTTCAGCTCGGTGCCGGCCAGGCGAAGGTGAAGAATACGTCGAAGGCGATGCGCGGCAACTTTGCCGTTGCCAACGTCGAGCCGAAGGCCAAGCTCGCAGAATTCCGCGTGTCGGAAGACAATCTGCTGGAGATCGGCACGGAGCTCAAGGCGGGTCACTTTGCCGCCGGTCAGCTCGTCGATGTGACGGGTACGACGATCGGTAAGGGTTTTGCCGGCGCCATGAAGCGCCATGGTTTCGGCGGTCTGCGCGCCACGCACGGTGTGTCGGTTTCGCACCGTTCGCACGGTTCGACCGGCTCGCGCCAGGATCCGGGCAAGGTTTTCAAGAACAAGAAGATGGCTGGTCACATGGGCCAGACGCGCGTCACGACACAGAACCTGGAAGTGGTTTCGACCGACGAAGATCGCGGTCTGATCCTGATCAAGGGTGCTGTTCCCGGTTCCAAGGGTGCCTGGATCATCGTGCGCGACGCCGTCAAGTCGGCCGCGAAGTAA
- the rplF gene encoding 50S ribosomal protein L6, protein MSRIGKKPVQVPAGITATVDGQKVTAKGPKGELFFVANDEISLKLENNAVVVTPVNQTKDARSKWGMSRTMIEGIFKGVKDGFERKLEINGVGYRAALQGKNLQLALGFSHDVIYEPPVGITIAVPKPTEIVVSGINKQQVGQVAAEIREYRGPEPYKGKGVKYADERIVRKEGKKK, encoded by the coding sequence ATGTCTCGTATCGGTAAGAAGCCCGTTCAGGTGCCTGCTGGGATCACGGCTACGGTCGATGGCCAGAAGGTTACCGCAAAGGGCCCGAAGGGCGAGCTGTTTTTCGTTGCTAACGACGAAATCAGCCTCAAGCTCGAAAACAACGCGGTCGTTGTAACGCCCGTGAACCAGACCAAGGATGCGCGTTCGAAGTGGGGCATGTCCCGCACGATGATCGAAGGCATCTTCAAGGGCGTCAAGGACGGCTTTGAGCGCAAGCTCGAAATCAACGGCGTCGGTTACCGCGCCGCCCTGCAGGGCAAGAACCTGCAGCTGGCCCTCGGCTTCAGCCACGACGTGATCTATGAGCCGCCGGTCGGCATCACGATCGCCGTTCCGAAGCCGACTGAAATCGTTGTCTCCGGCATCAATAAGCAGCAAGTCGGTCAGGTCGCCGCTGAAATCCGCGAATATCGCGGTCCTGAGCCCTATAAGGGCAAGGGCGTCAAGTACGCTGACGAGCGGATCGTCCGCAAAGAAGGCAAGAAGAAGTAA
- the rplP gene encoding 50S ribosomal protein L16, which translates to MLQPKRTKYRKQFKGRIKGVAKGGSDLAFGEFGLKAQEPNRVNAREIEAARRAITRYMKRAGRVWIRVFPDVPVTAKPTEVRMGKGKGSVEYWACKVKPGRMMFEIDGVSEEIAREALRLGSAKLSVKTRFVQRIAE; encoded by the coding sequence ATGTTGCAGCCAAAGCGTACTAAGTACCGCAAGCAGTTCAAGGGCCGCATCAAGGGCGTCGCCAAGGGCGGTTCTGACCTGGCATTCGGCGAATTCGGCCTGAAGGCTCAGGAGCCCAACCGCGTCAACGCACGCGAGATCGAAGCGGCTCGCCGCGCGATCACGCGTTACATGAAGCGCGCCGGCCGTGTATGGATCCGCGTGTTCCCGGACGTTCCGGTAACCGCAAAGCCCACCGAAGTCCGAATGGGTAAGGGTAAGGGCTCCGTTGAGTACTGGGCATGCAAGGTCAAGCCCGGTCGTATGATGTTCGAGATCGACGGCGTCAGCGAAGAGATCGCCCGTGAGGCGCTTCGTCTCGGCTCTGCCAAGCTCTCGGTCAAGACGCGCTTCGTACAGCGCATTGCAGAGTAA
- the rpsN gene encoding 30S ribosomal protein S14 — MAKTSAVEKNKRRRTTVANQAAKRAALKAIIMNQALPIEERFKASIKLASLPRDGSKTRIRNRCEVSGRPRAYYRKLRMSRIALRELGNLGKVPGIVKSSW, encoded by the coding sequence ATGGCGAAGACAAGCGCAGTTGAAAAGAACAAGCGCCGCCGTACTACGGTCGCCAACCAGGCCGCTAAGCGGGCTGCGTTGAAGGCGATCATCATGAACCAGGCTCTTCCGATCGAAGAGCGGTTCAAGGCCTCGATCAAGCTGGCATCCCTGCCGCGCGATGGATCGAAGACCCGTATTCGCAACCGTTGCGAAGTTTCGGGGCGTCCGCGCGCATATTACCGCAAACTGCGCATGTCGCGTATTGCGCTGCGTGAACTGGGCAATCTCGGCAAGGTGCCGGGCATCGTCAAGTCGAGCTGGTAA
- the rplB gene encoding 50S ribosomal protein L2 yields MALKTFNPTTPSQRQLVIVDRSSLYKGKPVKALTEGLTKSGGRNNLGRITARFIGGGHKRSYRLVDFKRRKFDVEGTVERIEYDPNRTAFIALVSYSDGEQAYIIAPQRLAAGDKVIASEKAVDVKPGNTMPLQYIPVGSIIHNVEMKPGKGGQIARSAGSYAQLVGRDQGMAILRLNSGEQRLVSGICLASIGAVSNPDHANINDGKAGRTVWRGKRPHNRGVVMNPVDHPHGGGEGRTSGGRHPVTPWGKPTKGKRTRSNKSTDKMIMRSRHQRKK; encoded by the coding sequence ATGGCATTGAAAACATTCAATCCGACGACCCCGAGCCAGCGTCAGCTGGTCATCGTGGACCGCTCCTCGCTCTACAAGGGCAAGCCGGTCAAGGCGCTGACGGAAGGTCTGACCAAGAGCGGTGGTCGTAACAACCTCGGCCGCATCACGGCTCGCTTCATCGGTGGCGGTCATAAGCGCAGCTACCGTCTGGTCGACTTCAAGCGTCGCAAGTTCGATGTCGAAGGCACGGTCGAGCGTATCGAATACGATCCGAACCGCACGGCTTTCATCGCCCTGGTGAGCTATTCGGATGGCGAGCAGGCCTACATCATCGCTCCGCAGCGTCTCGCCGCCGGCGACAAGGTCATCGCTTCGGAGAAGGCTGTCGACGTCAAGCCCGGCAACACCATGCCGCTGCAGTATATCCCGGTCGGCTCCATCATCCACAATGTGGAAATGAAGCCGGGCAAGGGCGGTCAGATCGCCCGTTCCGCCGGTTCCTACGCACAGCTGGTGGGTCGAGACCAGGGCATGGCGATCCTTCGCCTGAACTCCGGTGAGCAGCGCCTCGTAAGCGGCATCTGCCTTGCTTCGATCGGCGCCGTCTCCAATCCGGACCACGCCAACATCAACGACGGCAAGGCCGGTCGTACCGTCTGGCGCGGGAAGCGTCCCCATAACCGCGGTGTCGTCATGAACCCGGTCGACCATCCGCACGGCGGTGGTGAAGGCCGCACCTCCGGTGGTCGCCATCCAGTGACACCGTGGGGCAAGCCGACCAAGGGCAAGCGCACCCGGTCGAACAAGTCGACCGACAAGATGATCATGCGCTCGCGTCATCAGCGTAAGAAGTAA
- the rplV gene encoding 50S ribosomal protein L22 yields the protein MGKAKAERRLKDNEAQAVARTLRVSPQKLNLVAAAIRGKKVERALAELEFSRKRIAGAVKKTLESAIANAENNHDLDVDALVVAEAYVGKSIVMKRFHARGRGRASRIEKPFAHLTIVVREVQAAEEAA from the coding sequence ATGGGCAAGGCAAAAGCCGAACGCCGGCTGAAGGACAACGAGGCGCAAGCAGTCGCCCGCACGCTCCGCGTCAGCCCCCAGAAGCTCAACCTGGTTGCTGCGGCCATCCGCGGCAAGAAGGTCGAGCGTGCACTCGCTGAGCTGGAGTTTTCCCGCAAGCGCATCGCGGGCGCCGTCAAGAAGACGCTCGAATCCGCGATCGCCAACGCCGAGAACAACCACGATCTCGACGTCGACGCACTCGTCGTCGCCGAAGCCTACGTCGGCAAGTCGATCGTCATGAAGCGTTTCCACGCTCGTGGCCGCGGTCGCGCGTCGCGCATCGAAAAGCCCTTCGCGCACCTGACGATCGTCGTTCGTGAAGTGCAGGCAGCAGAGGAGGCCGCATAA
- the rpsH gene encoding 30S ribosomal protein S8 has product MTMTDPLGDMLTRIRNGASRRKSSVSTPASKLRARVLDVLQSEGYIRGYSVVDFGNGKSELSIELKYYEGASVIREIGRVSKPGRRVYVSVKSIPQVANGLGITILSTPKGVMADHQAREQNVGGEVLCSVF; this is encoded by the coding sequence ATGACAATGACTGATCCGTTGGGCGATATGCTCACCCGTATCCGTAACGGCGCTTCCCGCCGCAAGTCGTCGGTTTCGACGCCTGCGTCCAAGCTCCGCGCACGTGTTCTCGATGTCCTGCAGTCCGAAGGCTACATCCGTGGCTATTCCGTTGTCGATTTCGGCAATGGCAAGTCGGAGCTCAGCATCGAGCTGAAATATTATGAAGGCGCATCGGTGATCCGTGAGATCGGCCGTGTGTCCAAACCGGGCCGCCGGGTTTATGTCTCGGTCAAGTCCATTCCGCAGGTCGCGAACGGCCTCGGCATCACCATCCTTTCGACTCCGAAGGGTGTGATGGCCGATCACCAGGCTCGCGAACAGAACGTTGGTGGCGAGGTTCTTTGCTCGGTCTTCTAA
- the rplD gene encoding 50S ribosomal protein L4 produces MELNVKTLEGKDAGKVSLSDEIFGLEPREDILARVIRWQLAKKQQGTHKAKGRAEVSRTGAKMYKQKGTGRARHHSARAPQFRGGGKAHGPVVRSHEHDLPKKVRALGLRHALSAKIKADDVIVIDNLVAAEAKTKALASAFETLGLTNALFIGGAELDGNFKLAAQNIPNIDVLPIQGINVYDIVRRGKLVLSKAAVEALEERFK; encoded by the coding sequence ATGGAATTGAACGTCAAGACCCTCGAGGGAAAAGACGCCGGGAAGGTCTCCCTTTCGGACGAGATTTTCGGCCTCGAGCCCCGCGAAGACATTCTCGCCCGCGTTATCCGCTGGCAGCTTGCCAAGAAGCAGCAGGGCACGCACAAGGCAAAGGGCCGCGCTGAAGTCTCGCGCACCGGTGCCAAGATGTACAAGCAGAAGGGTACGGGCCGCGCTCGTCACCATTCGGCTCGCGCTCCGCAGTTCCGCGGCGGCGGCAAGGCCCATGGCCCGGTCGTTCGCAGCCACGAGCACGACCTTCCGAAGAAGGTTCGGGCACTCGGCCTTCGCCATGCCCTTTCGGCCAAGATCAAGGCTGATGACGTTATCGTCATCGACAACCTGGTCGCAGCTGAAGCCAAGACCAAGGCTCTCGCGTCCGCTTTCGAGACGCTCGGCCTGACCAACGCCCTCTTCATCGGCGGCGCAGAGCTTGACGGCAACTTCAAGCTTGCGGCACAGAACATCCCGAACATCGATGTTCTGCCGATCCAGGGCATCAATGTTTACGACATCGTGCGCCGTGGCAAGCTCGTGCTTTCCAAGGCTGCGGTTGAAGCGCTAGAGGAGCGATTCAAGTGA
- a CDS encoding 50S ribosomal protein L23, whose protein sequence is MTDLRHYDVIVSPAITEKSTLVSENNQVVFNVAKQATKPEIKAAVEALFGVKVTAVNTLLRKGKTKRFRGFVGKQKDVKKAVVTLAEGQTIDVSTGL, encoded by the coding sequence GTGACCGATCTTCGCCACTACGATGTGATCGTCTCTCCGGCGATCACCGAAAAGTCCACGCTGGTATCCGAAAACAACCAGGTTGTTTTCAATGTCGCCAAGCAGGCGACAAAGCCGGAAATCAAGGCTGCTGTCGAGGCGCTGTTCGGCGTCAAGGTTACGGCCGTCAACACTCTGCTGCGCAAGGGCAAGACCAAGCGGTTCCGCGGTTTCGTCGGCAAGCAGAAGGACGTGAAGAAGGCTGTCGTGACGCTGGCTGAAGGCCAGACGATCGACGTCTCCACCGGTCTCTGA
- the rpsS gene encoding 30S ribosomal protein S19, whose amino-acid sequence MARSVWKGPFVDGYLLKKAEKVREGGRAEVIKIWSRRSTILPQFVGLTFGVYNGSKHVPVSVNEDMVGHKFGEFSPTRTYYGHGADKKAKRK is encoded by the coding sequence ATGGCTCGTTCAGTATGGAAAGGTCCGTTCGTTGACGGCTATCTTCTCAAGAAGGCTGAGAAGGTTCGTGAAGGCGGACGTGCAGAAGTGATCAAGATCTGGAGCCGTCGCTCCACGATCCTGCCGCAGTTCGTCGGTCTCACCTTCGGCGTCTACAACGGCAGCAAACATGTCCCGGTCAGTGTCAATGAAGACATGGTCGGTCACAAATTCGGTGAATTCTCTCCGACCCGCACCTACTACGGTCACGGCGCGGACAAGAAGGCGAAGAGGAAGTAA
- the rpsJ gene encoding 30S ribosomal protein S10: MNGQNIRIRLKAFDHRILDASTREIVSTAKRTGASVRGPVPLPTRIEKFTVNRSPHIDKKSREQFEMRTHKRLLDIVDPTPQTVDALMKLDLAAGVDVEIKL, encoded by the coding sequence ATGAACGGCCAAAATATCCGCATTCGCCTGAAGGCGTTCGATCACCGGATTCTCGATGCTTCTACGCGCGAGATCGTGTCGACGGCGAAGCGCACCGGTGCAAGCGTCCGGGGCCCCGTTCCGCTTCCGACCCGCATCGAGAAGTTTACGGTCAACCGGTCCCCGCACATCGACAAGAAGAGCCGCGAACAGTTCGAGATGCGCACGCATAAGCGCCTGCTCGACATCGTAGACCCGACCCCGCAGACGGTAGACGCGCTGATGAAGCTCGATCTCGCCGCCGGTGTCGATGTTGAGATCAAGCTCTGA
- the rplO gene encoding 50S ribosomal protein L15 gives MKLNEIKDNEGSTHSRKRLGRGIGSGSGKTAGRGVKGQKSRSGVAINGFEGGQMPIYRRLPKRGFNNIFASDFVVVSLARIQAAIDAGKLDAKATVDAAALKAAGVIRRAKDGVRVLADGELKAKITIVVAGASKPAVEKIEKAGGTVTLLSAPAAAE, from the coding sequence ATGAAACTCAATGAAATCAAGGACAACGAAGGCTCCACCCACAGCCGCAAGCGCCTCGGCCGCGGTATCGGTTCGGGCTCCGGCAAGACTGCTGGTCGCGGTGTCAAGGGTCAGAAGTCCCGTTCCGGCGTCGCCATCAACGGCTTCGAAGGCGGCCAGATGCCGATCTATCGTCGCCTGCCGAAGCGCGGCTTCAACAACATTTTCGCTTCCGACTTTGTTGTCGTGTCGCTTGCTCGCATTCAGGCGGCAATCGACGCCGGCAAGCTCGATGCCAAGGCGACTGTTGACGCAGCTGCGCTAAAGGCCGCCGGCGTTATCCGCCGCGCCAAGGACGGCGTTCGCGTTCTCGCTGACGGCGAGCTCAAGGCCAAGATCACCATCGTCGTCGCAGGCGCTTCCAAGCCCGCCGTCGAGAAGATCGAAAAGGCCGGCGGCACAGTGACGCTGCTTTCGGCTCCGGCTGCAGCAGAATAA
- the rplR gene encoding 50S ribosomal protein L18 yields MASRKEALARRANRVRRHLKSVANGRPRLSVHRSSKNIYAQIIDDVAGKTLASASTLEKDLRGSLKTGADTAAAAAVGKLVAERASKAGVSEVVFDRGAFIYHGRIKALAEAAREGGLTF; encoded by the coding sequence ATGGCTAGCAGGAAAGAAGCACTTGCACGTCGTGCCAACCGCGTGCGCCGTCATCTCAAGTCGGTGGCCAATGGCCGTCCGCGCCTGTCGGTTCATCGCTCCTCGAAGAACATCTATGCCCAGATCATCGACGATGTGGCTGGCAAGACGCTTGCGTCTGCCTCCACTCTCGAGAAGGATCTGCGCGGTTCTCTGAAGACCGGTGCCGATACCGCCGCCGCTGCTGCAGTGGGCAAGCTCGTCGCCGAGCGCGCCTCCAAGGCCGGCGTGTCGGAGGTCGTGTTCGACCGTGGCGCCTTCATCTATCATGGTCGCATCAAGGCTCTTGCCGAAGCGGCCCGCGAAGGCGGTCTCACCTTCTGA
- the rpsQ gene encoding 30S ribosomal protein S17, with translation MPKRILQGVVVGDKNEKTVVVRVERRFAHPLLQKTVRRSKKYKAHDENNQYKIGDTVSIEECAPISKDKRWTVIAAQGK, from the coding sequence ATGCCGAAGCGCATCCTGCAGGGCGTCGTCGTTGGCGACAAGAACGAGAAGACGGTAGTGGTTCGTGTCGAGCGTCGTTTCGCTCACCCGCTGCTCCAGAAGACCGTTCGTCGTTCCAAGAAGTACAAGGCCCACGACGAGAACAACCAGTACAAGATCGGCGATACCGTATCCATCGAGGAATGCGCGCCGATCTCCAAGGACAAGCGCTGGACGGTGATTGCCGCCCAGGGCAAGTAA
- the rplE gene encoding 50S ribosomal protein L5: MAEAKYEPRLKKEYVERIRKAMQEKFSYANEMMIPKLDKIVINMGVGEATADSKKPTVAAADLAAIAGQKPVITRARNSIAGFKVRENMPIGAKVTLRGARMYEFLDRLVNIALPRVRDFRGLNPKSFDGRGNFAMGIKEHIVFPEINYDKVDQMWGMDIIVCTTATTDDEARALLKEFSFPFRQ, from the coding sequence ATGGCTGAGGCAAAGTACGAGCCGCGGCTCAAGAAAGAATATGTCGAGCGCATCCGCAAGGCGATGCAGGAGAAGTTCTCCTACGCCAACGAGATGATGATCCCGAAGCTTGACAAGATCGTTATCAACATGGGTGTGGGCGAAGCCACGGCTGACTCCAAGAAGCCGACCGTTGCTGCTGCCGACCTGGCTGCCATCGCTGGTCAGAAGCCGGTCATCACCCGTGCACGCAACTCTATCGCTGGCTTCAAGGTCCGCGAAAACATGCCGATCGGCGCGAAGGTCACCCTGCGCGGCGCCCGCATGTACGAGTTCCTGGATCGCCTGGTCAACATCGCGCTCCCGCGCGTTCGCGACTTCCGCGGCCTGAACCCGAAGAGCTTTGACGGCCGTGGCAACTTCGCCATGGGCATCAAGGAGCACATTGTGTTCCCAGAAATCAACTACGACAAGGTTGATCAGATGTGGGGCATGGACATCATCGTTTGCACGACGGCGACGACCGACGACGAAGCACGGGCTCTCCTGAAAGAGTTCAGCTTCCCGTTCCGTCAATAA